ccgggtaacgcatgacatcatgatgtccccggaagaatcagatggacagtgacgtgtctccaacgaggcgttctgggagGTCTCCtctgagtcagagctctactcGCTGCAGAGCGCACTTTGAGGGTTCTGACTCTGCAGACGCTCACATGcagaaacaccttcatcacacgaGGGGACGGGCGATAACCGGAAGAGcacgacatgggccctttaagagATGTCAATAGTCtgctgtgaagcactttggacCGCAATTCCTGTATGAACTTGTCTTTGGCCATGTGCTGAAATAACAACAGAAACATAACCCAAGAGAGACCGATAATATCAACGTAAACAAAAACTACAACATTCACAGCTTTTCTTAAGTATAAATATGTGCTATAGTGGCTCTGACCACATTGGAGTACTCGAGTACTGGACTCGGACGAAAGCGCAGATTCtcgggactcgactcggacacgaAGAGTGGGGACTCGAGATTTGGTGACTTGAGTACAACACTGGCTCTAACTATGTCAAACGTGATATCTTCTTTCAATAGTTACGGTAttactttattattatttcaatttgtatcctattttattttgacctTGTGTTATCTTAAGCAATTACATGTCTCTGATGATGCGAGCGTACCTCCAGTGAACGCTGCAGTTCTCTCTCCGGCCTGCAGGGTCCAGCAGACGCGCCCCGAGTGGAAGGTCTCACTCTTAGCTGAGACGGAGACAGACGAAACCTTCATCCCCGCCGAGGAAAAGTCAAACTTCCAGCTGACTTTTCCCGAAGACGAGCCTTCGGTTCGAGCCAAGTACACCTGGGGAGAGAAAAGTAATCACTGTTCAGTCATCACACCTGGACCGTAGGCAGTGCATCCTTAAATTGTTAGAGCTGTTATACAATGGTACTGTACTACTACTGTACTACACGTGTGAAAGGTCCAAGTGGCGAAGAAACAGCATGGCGGGATGCGCAGAactccaaatatgtaaagcacttttttattaatttatgatttgctgcatgtaaggaataaaactaaaatcctctgtcgtaccaaattgaagtatcattattttgcatcgtgttgaatcgcatcgtatcgaactgtatcgcaacaggggtgaatcgtatcgtatcgcatcgcctggtgctTCAAaggtatcgttaatgtatcgtaggcaaggtatcgagatgcgcatcggcCTCAgagatggagatgcacatccctagtaCCTATGTATGCATATATAGAATGTTgagtaccactttacaataagacttcccttataaagggtttacgaatagtttgtaattaatttattaattaggttgtgaacactttatgaaTCATTAATACATTTGATAAGACATGAGACAAACAGGgcgactgtgaccggttgcttgccaaatagtgagccatGTGTCTGTACTGCTTAGCCTGATTAGAAACGGTAGTAACTCGTAAATAAATGTTCAtaaagagatgccaagaaacatcgAGATGGAAGGgggggaatcaactcagtgagcaacagataccaaggatgctggctgatgaagaagccgaagtaagctaggtagccaatataaggcttagtcatcttgccaaatagtgagcctgtgttgatgtatgtaCTGAATGTtgtttatctgtgtgtgtgtataattaAGGAATTATCTTTTCTTTATCATGCAGCTGGATGACTAACGGGAGAATAACCTCTGCTTTCTGCCGTCCCGCTTCTACTCATTTAGTTCGATGTATGTATAAACTGTCTAATTGTTGAAATAGTAgaatacattaaataataataataataataataataataataataataatagtggtagtggtagtgaTAGTGATAGTGGTACCATCTGCCAGTCCTCCTCCAGCTTCCTGCAGACGGACGTCCTGCTCCACACACACTGATCCCAGATCTGCGTCCGCTCAGAGTCGTTGGACAGACGGCAGTACTCGTCTCTGGAGGAAGAGTAGCGCACGTGAAGCAACTTCTGCATCCTCTCCTTCTCCGTCAGCGTGAACACGAACCCTGCAGCctgaggaacacacacacacacacacacacacacacacacacacacacacacacacagttattaaacacacagctacacacacagcagacatctagccacacacacacacagcagacatctagccacacacacacacagcagacatctagccacacacacacacacacacacacacacacacacacacacacacacacacacacacacacacacacacacacacacacacacacacacacacacacacacacacacacacacacacacacagttattaaacacacagctacacacacacatcagacatctagccacacacacacacacacacacacacacacacacacacacacacacacacacacacacacacacacacacacacaacacacacacaacacacacacacacacacacacacacacatcagacatccaactacacacacacacacacacacacacaaacatatcaGATATCCaactacatacacacacacgttttaaACAaccagctacacacacacaccgttatacacacacatcagacatctagccacacacacacacacacatatcagacatccagccacacacacacacacacacacacacacacacacacacacacacacacacacacacacacacacacacacacacacacacacacacacacacacacacacacacacacacacacacacacacacacacacacacacacacacacacacacacacacacacacacacacacacacacacacacctcctgtATTAACCTGTGTCTCGGTAGACGTCCCCGCGTCAGTCTTCCTGGTCTCCCCCCTCGCTCTCCTCCAGGCCAGAGAGCCAGAGTTTCGTCCTCCCAGCTCTCCTGATTTTGGTTTCCTTGGAGACAGAAACTCCACGAGTTCCACCAGCAGCCGCTCCGTCAGGTCCTTCCTCCTCTCGGGACTCAGGGACTGCTGCCTCTGAAGTATCACAGCAGAGGAGGACCAGCAACTTCAATTAGAATTTATAAAGTAAATGAAAGACCTATTTTTTAGATTTCtgtaagcactttgaattgccttgaaaGCTGCCGTTTAAATAAACTCGCCTTCACTCGGATTATCCTTTGAGGCaattgcaattattattatttttttgtcaCTAAGATTTTTATGAGATTTTTCACATTTAATACATAAATGcagaacaaacaaaaacaaatccaAAGGCATCCATCTTAaagacagccacacacacacacacacacacacacacacacacacacacacacacacacacacacacgcacgtgcgcacacacacacacacacacacacacacacacacacacacacacacacacacacacgtatcaaACAtccagctacacacacacacacacacacacacacactaacatagacacacacacgcacgcacacacacactcacacacacaaacacaaacacacacacacacatatcagacatccagctacacacacacacacacacacacacacacacacacacacacacacacacacacacgcacgtgcgcacacacacacacacacccacacacacacacacacgtatcaaACAtccagctacacacacacacacacacacacacactaacatagacacacacacgcacgcacacacacactcacacacacaaacacaaacacacacacacacatatcagaCATCCagctacatacacacacacacacacacacacacacacacacacacacacacacacacacacacacacacacacacacacacacacacacacacacacacacacaaacatagacacgcgcacacacacacacacacacacacacacacacacgtatcagacatccagccacacacacacaccacacacacacacacacacacacacacacaccacacacacacacacacacacacacacacaccacacacacacacacacacacacacacacacacacacacacacacacacacacacacacacttatatcaTATACACACTTTTTAGTAGCATCAAAGttcatgttttattgttttatggatTTAACGCGTTCTGTTTCTTTAGACCTTGTTTTTCATTATGTTCCTCATTTCGTATTGTCCTCTTCTGTCACCCTCTCTGTCCTCTCCCGTTGGGCTGCGTGAGGCACCAAAGCTGCTAtttataaataaagtgtattgtTTCTAATCAGGCGTGGAGGAGTCTCGTGTGCAGGGGGTGAAGGGCTAATATTCACCGCGCTGTTGAGCCTGTGGATGGTGTGCAGCAGCCAGGACTCCTGCACCTTCGTCCTCCTCGACAGAACCTCTGGATGTCTGCAGGAATATCTCCAGGTCACATCGaccacctgcacacacacacacacacacacacacacacacacacacacacacacacacacacacacacacacacacacacacacacacacacacacacacacacacacacacacacacacacacacacacacacacacacacacacacacacacacacacacacacacacacacacacacacacacacacacacacacacacacacacacagatgcctGATAAGACGTGTGTGGCCCACAATCCTTTAAAGGACCCTCAATCCTTTGAAATACCCTCAATCCTTTGAAATACCCTCAATCCTTTAAAGGACCCTCAATCCTTTAAAAGACCCTCAATCCTTTAAAGGACCCTCAATCATTTGAAATACCCTCAATCCTTTAAAGG
The sequence above is a segment of the Pseudochaenichthys georgianus unplaced genomic scaffold, fPseGeo1.2 scaffold_825_arrow_ctg1, whole genome shotgun sequence genome. Coding sequences within it:
- the ngly1 gene encoding peptide-N(4)-(N-acetyl-beta-glucosaminyl)asparagine amidase; this encodes VVDVTWRYSCRHPEVLSRRTKVQESWLLHTIHRLNSARQQSLSPERRKDLTERLLVELVEFLSPRKPKSGELGGRNSGSLAWRRARGETRKTDAGTSTETQAAGFVFTLTEKERMQKLLHVRYSSSRDEYCRLSNDSERTQIWDQCVWSRTSVCRKLEEDWQMVYLARTEGSSSGKVSWKFDFSSAGMKVSSVSVSAKSETFHSGRVCWTLQAGERTAAFTGDGKMQDLPSVSGCSEFIIEAGLSGGEEETAWQHSQIFRQSLKETEEPSFEILVHLEDA